In Populus alba chromosome 1, ASM523922v2, whole genome shotgun sequence, a single window of DNA contains:
- the LOC118042570 gene encoding embryo-specific protein ATS3B, protein MIAGKALVIFWLCLAVVFTPPQAKSKITQPQPLTSFKINTTLQNTASSCSYTVTIRTSCSSSRYTRDRISLAFGDAYGYQVYVPRLDDPRSRTFESCSTDTFHINGPCTYQICYVYLYRNGYDGWKPESITISGYYTSSVTFYYNTFIPNAVWYGFNHCNAASSSA, encoded by the exons atgatcgCCGGCAAAGCGCTGGTGATTTTTTGGCTGTGTTTGGCTGTTGTATTCACACCTCCACAAGCCAAGTCAAAGATTACACAGCCACAGCCCCTCACTTCCTTCAAGATCAACACTACACTGCAG AATACTGCAAGCAGCTGTTCTTACACGGTGACAATAAGAACAAGCTGTTCTTCAAGTCGGTATACACGTGATCGGATCAGCCTTGCATTTGGAGATGCTTATGGGTATCAG GTATATGTTCCGAGGCTTGATGATCCACGTTCAAGAACATTTGAGAGTTGCTCAACAGATACATTTCACATTAATGGGCCGTGTACATACCAGATCTGCTATGTGTACCTCTACAGAAATGGCTACGATGGCTGGAAACCTGAGTCTATCACCATATCTGGCTATTACACTTCTTCTGTTACATTTTACTACAACACATTCATCCCTAATGCTGTTTGGTATGGCTTTAATCATTGTAATGCTGCTTCTTCTTCCGCTTGA